A window of Bacillaceae bacterium S4-13-56 genomic DNA:
AGGAACCTGTCTCGCTTCTCCGGGTTTCGGATTTGAACCTCCGCCAATCAAGGGAAACAGCCGATGCTGAATGATGAGGATGTCGAAATGGAGGGAGCCCTAAATGAGGTTTTTCCACCCCAGCTAATTGATAGATACTGACCACTTCAAACTGATGTTCATGAGAATGATAAAGTAAAATCGAAGGAAACGTCTCCGCAAGCAAGCTTTTTCCACAGCCCGGGGGACCTGTCATCATCACATTATGCCCTCCGGCAGCAGCAATCTCCAACGCTTTTTTCACTTGCTGATGTTCTAAGATATGCTTAAAATCTTTTTGATGCACAGAAGCTGTGGAAGGTGGTAAAGGTGAAGATAATGTGGTAGAAAAAGCAGATAACTGTCCAGAAAAAGATTCAATCACTTCCTGTAAAGTCTCGACAAACCGAAATACCAACCCCTCTATTTGTTGAAGTAGGAAATCGTCCAAGGGAGGAAGATATAAAATGGTAAAGCCTGCTGTTTTCGCTGCCAAAATGGCCGGTAACATGCCATCAACAGCCTTTATAGATCCATCTAAAGACAACACTCCTAAAAAAGCAGCCCCATCTGGAATGGAATCCCGAAATTCCCCCGCTTCTTTCATAATCCCAATCGCCATCGCCAAATCAAAAAATCGGACTATTTTTCTTCTGCTCCGCCGGCGATAGATTAATCACCACCTTTTTATCCGGAAGCTGACAATCATTCGCATACAAGGCCGCCATCACCCGATCCTTAGACTCCTTTACAGACGCATCGGGAAGTCCGACAATACTAACCCCTTCAACACCTGGAATCAACTGGACCTCTACCTGAACTTTGTATCCTTCCATCCCCTTTAATCCAACGCTAGGAACAATCTTTGCCATCCAAAACTCTTCCTTCAAAGAAATATCTGTTCTGTTTGATGGTATTATACCTGTTTTAAAATCATTGTGCATGCAAAGAAAAGAGGGAAATGGTTATGGACTTCGTTAATAAAATTTGAAAACACCTATGAAAAAGAGAATTTTTCATAAGTCCTTACGAGGAAAAATTTTATTTTAAGTAAATTTTAGGACTATACATTAAATCCACGTACACTCTTCCCAATTTCTTAAATGAAATTCAAGAAATTTCTATAATTCGAAAAAATACTGACAACCACCCCCAACATCACACTCCCATTGGATAAATTTTGGATGGTGGCAGGAACTTAAAACGAGGGCAAGCAGCTAACGCTGAGGTTAGAATAGTAGTGTTTCCCAGTAAGTGGATCACCTTTGTCTTAACTGGCTC
This region includes:
- a CDS encoding ATP-binding protein, giving the protein MKEAGEFRDSIPDGAAFLGVLSLDGSIKAVDGMLPAILAAKTAGFTILYLPPLDDFLLQQIEGLVFRFVETLQEVIESFSGQLSAFSTTLSSPLPPSTASVHQKDFKHILEHQQVKKALEIAAAGGHNVMMTGPPGCGKSLLAETFPSILLYHSHEHQFEVVSIYQLAGVEKPHLGLPPFRHPHHSASAVSLDWRRFKSETRRSETGSLIV
- a CDS encoding magnesium chelatase domain-containing protein codes for the protein MAKIVPSVGLKGMEGYKVQVEVQLIPGVEGVSIVGLPDASVKESKDRVMAALYANDCQLPDKKVVINLSPAEQKKNSPIF